One segment of Setaria viridis chromosome 4, Setaria_viridis_v4.0, whole genome shotgun sequence DNA contains the following:
- the LOC117852803 gene encoding uncharacterized vacuolar membrane protein YML018C has translation MGSMDSSQHDSTSAPGSLEGVDGSRSSINKWTKMTSTDSWRWCLGLIYIVAVASIWIAASYVVQSVVDGGVSPFLITYICNSLFVVYIPIIEVARYFEGSVSNFWTKLKCKDAESLQQSADLESVNLLQSGGHEINAALDQSPTRSPEGTLTPDARFPAQTELNVADCSKGLDAKGRWTRARVAKVSMIVCPFWFLAQLTFNLSLRYTTVTSNTILSSTSSLFTFLVALVFLGETFTWLKLVSVLLCMGGTIIVSLADSSSSVNAIATNPLLGDFLSIVSAGCYAIYITLIRKKLPDEKEGEGQVSMAQFLGFLGLFNLLFFLPVALVLNFAKLEPFHRLTWEQVGLIVGKGLLDNVLSDYLWAKAVLLTTTTVATAGLTIQVPIAAVVDTLTGHAPHLLNYVGAAAVLVGFAGINIPVGESPQAAQQEQETPIASMVDDPLHLPTSRNATDAIS, from the exons ATGGGATCCATGGACTCCTCCCAGCATGATTCAACCTCTGCGCCAG GAAGTTTGGAGGGTGTTGATGGAAGCAGAAGCAGCATCAACAAGTGGACAAAAATGACCAGCACAGACTCATGGAGATGGTGCCTTGGGTTGATTTACATTGTTGCTGTTGCGAGTATATGGATTGCCGCTAGCTACGTTGTGCAGTCTGTTGTTGATGGTGGTGTTTCCCCGTTCTTGATCACCTACATATGCAATTCTCTGTTTGTTGTCTACATTCCCATAATCGAGGTTGCCCGGTACTTTGAGGGTTCTGTCAGCAACTTTTGGACAAAGTTGAAATGCAAGGATGCTGAAAGCCTGCAGCAGTCTGCTGATCTGGAGAGTGTGAATCTTCTCCAAAGTGGTGGACATGAGATCAATGCTGCCTTGGATCAATCGCCAACAAGGTCGCCTGAAGGCACTTTGACTCCAGATGCAAGGTTCCCTGCCCAGACAGAGCTTAACGTTGCAGATTGCAGCAAAGGATTGGATGCAAAAGGGCGCTGGACACGTGCTCGTGTAGCCAAAGTCAGCATGATAGTCTGCCCTTTTTGGTTCCTTGCCCAGCTAACGTTCAACCTGTCCCTAAGATACACCACTGTTACG TCAAACACGATCCTGAGCAGCACGTCAAGCCTCTTCACTTTCTTGGTTGCATTAGTATTTCTTGGAGAAACATTCACATGGCTGAAGCTAGTCAGTGTGCTTCTCTGCATGGGAGGAACAATAATTGTTAGCCTGGCAGATTCAAGTAGCTCAGTTAATGCTATTGCCACAAATCCTCTTCTCGGAGATTTCCTTTCTATTGTTTCTGCTGGTTGTTATGCAATATATATCACCTTGATACGGAAAAAGTTGCCTGATGAAAAGGAAGGTGAAGGCCAAGTGAGTATGGCTCAGTTCCTGGGATTCCTTGGACTGTTTAATCTGTTGTTttttcttcctgttgcattggTGTTGAATTTTGCCAAGCTGGAGCCATTCCACAGGCTGACATGGGAGCAAGTTGGTCTTATTGTTGGAAAAG GCTTGTTAGACAATGTTTTGAGCGACTACCTGTGGGCGAAAGCGGTCCTTCTCACAACAACTACAGTCGCTACAGCTGGCCTCACAATTCAAGTCCCAATTGCTGCAGTTGTCGACACGCTCACTGGTCATGCTCCGCATCTGCTGAACTACGTCGGAGCTGCTGCTGTACTGGTTGGTTTTGCTGGGATCAACATCCCAGTTGGAGAGTCTCCACAGGCTGCTCAGCAAGAGCAGGAAACTCCAATTGCTAGCATGGTTGATGACCCGCTTCATTTGCCCACCAGTAGGAATGCTACTGATGCTATCTCATAG
- the LOC117854234 gene encoding polyubiquitin 11-like: MDVTFATPRGREFTLEVWYFATVREVKEAVRAREGVPAASQRLFLGGRELDDDARDAAHYGVLQGSRILLLLPDDDDAPTSSPSPASANPAADVVRVAVSAPAIGHTVALDVRAADTVARVKELLQDRTEGALPASRSALFVGKAEMDDGRALADYDPPADGVMELCVVVRQPPTSDAAAAAAAGGGNGVGARNQQRIAVKVMFGARAVALEVGAMDVVRDLRKEVERLHLPVHDGSGGYFFVYKQNVMDEDRTLRWHEVKNGDTIEIFNGTVTGGA; the protein is encoded by the coding sequence ATGGACGTGACGTTCGCGACGCCGCGGGGCCGGGAGTTCACCCTCGAGGTGTGGTACTTCGCGACGGTGCGGGAGGTGAAGGAGGCGGTGCGCGCGCGCGAGGGCGTCCCGGCGGCCTCCCAGCGCCTCTTCCTCGGCGGCCGGgagctcgacgacgacgcgcgcgACGCCGCGCACTACGGCGTCCTCCAGGGATcccgcatcctcctcctcctccccgacgacgacgacgcgcccacctcctccccctcccccgcctccgccaaccccgcGGCCGACGTCGTCCGCGTCGCCGTCTCGGCCCCCGCGATCGGCCACACCGTCGCGCTCGACGTCCGCGCGGCCGACACCGTGGCGCGCGTCAAGGAACTCCTCCAGGACCGCACGGAGGGCGCGCTGCCCGCGTCGAGGTCGGCACTTTTCGTCGGCAAGGCGGAGATGGACGACGGCAGGGCGCTGGCGGACTACGACCCTCCGGCGGACGGTGTGATGGAGCTGTGCGTCGTCGTGCGCCAGCCGCCCACctcggatgcggcggcggcggcggcggcgggcggcggcaacggGGTCGGGGCCAGGAACCAGCAGAGGATCGCGGTGAAGGTGATGTTCGGCGCGAGGGCGGTGGCGCTGGAGGTGGGCGCTATGGACGTGGTCCGCGACCTGCGCAAGGAGGTGGAGAGGCTGCACCTCCCCGTgcacgacggcagcggcggctacTTCTTCGTGTACAAGCAGAACGTCATGGACGAGGACCGCACCCTGCGGTGGCACGAGGTCAAGAACGGCGACACCATCGAGATCTTCAACGGCaccgtcaccggcggcgcctGA
- the LOC117852801 gene encoding uncharacterized protein isoform X1 — protein MDRQPQDYAAAAAMAYAQAQQPPPPQYGGYHPQAPPPQYPPHPYGAPLPQYPPAPYARPMPPAYSHLAPHQQPPPPYGGHPPPHVMSTHSPPPHHHYMHPPPFESAPPPPAAPPADPELQKRIDKLVEYIGKNGPEFEAMIRDKQHDNPDYAFVFGGEGHAYYRYMLWLLPRPPAPGPYPPGSMHMMPPMGPMMRGPPIHQPGYPTFYDQHQQFAAAHGHGDYEAAAQPFKGLPGPLPTDVAAELQDVLNSLNGTKESIKGAKTWFMQRLPFVPALAEALRERVFALEDSERQLHIIFLVNDILFESLQRRTNIRDLDNEAVAFKSVLGSMLARIYNNPQSKDDSQTRVEKILQFWDSKEVYDQETIANFEREMKGGLAYPSAPRHVSPDPSTFADVFAGSAVVPSKWSSEPPEKEKTIHPISGPPQSAPSAQFSAGVYPPVGQTTFTGSLPVQPSLIPSMIPQSTAAPTSDSNPPPYPLFPPGLIPGMVRKMQIGSGVPYSPLSPLDIPTVIPPSTVPESEILERVSKFFSEIGEVNPSEGPMRQIERDDYDDYERELPARKGGACIPPPPNLLVNPETGMRADGSIESKPGSSSRLGLGASADPNEVSQYDDVYSSYRKQRSTTYHSSITARSTSR, from the exons ATGGACCGGCAACCCCAGGactacgcggcggcggcggccatggcgtacgcgcaggcgcagcagccaccgccgccgcagtaCGGCGGCTACCATccgcaggcgccgccgccgcagtacCCACCCCACCCTTACGGCGCTCCGCTCCCGCAGTACCCGCCTGCGCCCTACGCGCGTCCCATGCCGCCGGCCTACTCGCACCTAGCGCCGCACCAGCAGCCGCCTCCCCCTTACGGGGGGCACCCGCCGCCGCACGTCATGTCGACGcactccccgccgccgcaccaccactaCATGCACCCGCCGCCGTTCGAatccgctcctccgccgccggccgctcccccTGCTGATCCGGAGCTCCAGAAGCGCATCGACAAGCTCGTCGAGTACATCGGCAAGAACGGGCCGGAATTCGAGGCCATGATCCGCGACAAGCAGCACGACAACCCTGACTACGCCTTCGTCTTCGGCGGGGAAGGCCACGCCTACTACAGGTACATGCTCTGGCTCTTGCCGCGCCCACCGGCACCGGGGCCGTACCCGCCGGGGTCAATGCATATGATGCCGCCCATGGGTCCTATGATGAGGGGGCCGCCGATTCACCAGCCGGGCTACCCGACATTCTACGACCAGCACCAGCAGTTTGCTGCTGCTCACGGCCATGGGGATTATGAGGCTGCGGCGCAACCGTTCAAGGGACTACCCGGGCCACTGCCCACTGATGTTGCTGCTGAGCTGCAAGATGTGCTTAACAGTCTTAATGGCACCAAGGAATCAATAAAGGGAGCAAAAACATGGTTTATGCAAAGGTTACCATTTGTCCCTGCCCTGGCTGAAGCTCTTAGGGAGAGAGTATTTGCCTTGGAGGATTCGGAGCGCCAGCTGCACATAATTTTCCTGGTGAACGATATTCTTTTTGAAAG CTTACAGAGACGAACTAATATTCGGGACCTTGACAACGAGGCTGTTGCTTTTAAATCTGTGCTGGGTTCCATGCTTGCAAGGATTTACAATAATCCACAGAGCAAAGATGACAGCCAGACTCGTGTTGAGAAAATCCTTCAGTTTTGGGATTCAAAGGAAGTTTACGACCAGGAAACCATCGCTAACTTTGAAAGAGAGATGAAAGGTGGTTTGGCATATCCTTCGGCACCACGGCATGTTTCACCAGACCCCTCGACCTTTGCAG ATGTTTTTGCAGGATCAGCAGTGGTGCCCTCAAAATGGTCATCGGAACCTCCAGAGAAGGAAAAAACAATCCATCCTATTTCTGGTCCACCCCAATCTGCGCCTTCTGCACAATTTTCAGCCGGTGTTTATCCTCCCGTAGGTCAAACCACTTTTACAGGATCTTTGCCAGTGCAACCATCTTTGATTCCATCTATGATTCCTCAAAGCACCGCTGCTCCAACAAGTGATTCCAATCCACCTCCTTATCCACTCTTCCCACCTGGCCTCATTCCCGGAATGGTTCGGAAGATGCAGATAGGTAGTGGAGTACCATACTCTCCCTTGAGCCCGCTTGACATCCCCACAGTCATCCCTCCGTCGACCGTCCCAGAGTCTGAGATCCTTGAGCGTGTATCAAAGTTCTTCAGCGAGATTGGGGAGGTAAACCCATCAGAAGGTCCGATGAGGCAGATCGAGCGTGACGATTATGATGACTATGAGAGGGAACTTCCTGCTCGAAAGGGAGGGGCGTGCATTCCTCCCCCGCCTAACCTGCTTGTAAACCCTGAGACAGGGATGCGTGCTGATGGTAGCATTGAAAGCAAACCAGGGTCCAGCAGCCGCTTGGGTCTGGGAGCTTCTGCCGATCCGAATGAGGTGAGCCAGTACGATGATGTCTATTCCTCCTACCGCAAGCAGAGGAGCACCACATACCATTCTTCCATCACTGCTCGCTCAACATCAAGGTGA
- the LOC117851218 gene encoding peroxidase 3 → MARMAVVAVVVVVAAVLAGGARAQLREGFYEHSCPQAEKIIKDYVMEHIPHVPSIAATLLRTHFHDCFVRGCDASVLLNATGGNEAERDAAPNQTLRGNGFIDRVKALVEKECPGVVSCADILALTARDSVVATGGPSWSVPTGRRDGTVSIKQEALDQIPAPTMNFTELLQSFQNKSLDLADLVWLSGAHTIGIAHCNSFTERLYNFTGRGGPGDADPSLDPLYAANLRRTKCKTPTDNTTIVEMDPGSFRTFDLSYYRGVLKRRGLFQSDAALITDAAAKADILTAVNSPPEFFSQVFARSMVKMGAIEVKTGSEGEIRKHCAVVNKH, encoded by the exons ATGGCGagaatggcggtggtggcggtggtggtggtggtggcagccgtgctcgccggcggcgcgcgggcgcagCTGAGGGAGGGGTTCTACGAGCACAGCTGCCCGCAGGCGGAGAAGATCATCAAGGACTACGTGATGGAGCACATCCCCCACGTGCCAtccatcgccgccaccctcctccgcacgcacttccacgactgcttcgtcagg GGCTGCGACGCGTCGGTGCTGCTGAACGCGACGGGCGGGAACGAGGCGGAGAGGGACGCGGCGCCCAACCAGACGCTGCGCGGCAACGGCTTCATCGACCGCGTCAAGGCGCTCGTCGAGAAGGAGTGCCCCGgcgtcgtctcctgcgccgacatcctcgcccTCACCGCCCGCGACTCCGTCGTCGCCACC GGCGGGCCGTCCTGGAGCGTGCCgacggggcggcgcgacggcacGGTGTCCATCAAGCAGGAGGCGCTGGACCAGATCCCCGCGCCCACCATGAACTTCACCGAGCTCCTCCAGTCGTTCCAGAACAAGAGCCTCGACCTCGCCGACCTCGTCTGGCTCTCAG GGGCTCACACCATCGGCATCGCGCACTGCAACTCCTTCACGGAGCGGCTCTACAACTTCACCGGGCGCGGTGGCCCCGGCGACGCGGACCCGTCGCTGGACCCGCTGTACGCGGCGAACCTCCGCCGGACCAAGTGCAAGACGCCGACGGACAACACCACCATCGTCGAGATGGACCCGGGGAGCTTCCGGACCTTCGACCTCAGCTACTACCGTGGCGTGCTCAAGCGCCGGGGCCTGTTCCAGTCCGACGCCGCGCTCATCACCGACGCGGCGGCCAAGGCCGACATCCTCACCGCGGTGAACTCGCCGCCCGAGTTTTTCTCCCAGGTGTTCGCGCGCTCCATGGTGAAGATGGGCGCCATCGAGGTCAAGACCGGGTCCGAGGGCGAGATCAGGAAGCACTGCGCCGTCGTCAACAAGCACTAG
- the LOC117852801 gene encoding uncharacterized protein isoform X2 — protein MDRQPQDYAAAAAMAYAQAQQPPPPQYGGYHPQAPPPQYPPHPYGAPLPQYPPAPYARPMPPAYSHLAPHQQPPPPYGGHPPPHVMSTHSPPPHHHYMHPPPFESAPPPPAAPPADPELQKRIDKLVEYIGKNGPEFEAMIRDKQHDNPDYAFVFGGEGHAYYRYMLWLLPRPPAPGPYPPGSMHMMPPMGPMMRGPPIHQPGYPTFYDQHQQFAAAHGHGDYEAAAQPFKGLPGPLPTDVAAELQDVLNSLNGTKESIKGAKTWFMQRLPFVPALAEALRERVFALEDSERQLHIIFLVNDILFESLQRRTNIRDLDNEAVAFKSVLGSMLARIYNNPQSKDDSQTRVEKILQFWDSKEVYDQETIANFEREMKGGLAYPSAPRHVSPDPSTFAGSAVVPSKWSSEPPEKEKTIHPISGPPQSAPSAQFSAGVYPPVGQTTFTGSLPVQPSLIPSMIPQSTAAPTSDSNPPPYPLFPPGLIPGMVRKMQIGSGVPYSPLSPLDIPTVIPPSTVPESEILERVSKFFSEIGEVNPSEGPMRQIERDDYDDYERELPARKGGACIPPPPNLLVNPETGMRADGSIESKPGSSSRLGLGASADPNEVSQYDDVYSSYRKQRSTTYHSSITARSTSR, from the exons ATGGACCGGCAACCCCAGGactacgcggcggcggcggccatggcgtacgcgcaggcgcagcagccaccgccgccgcagtaCGGCGGCTACCATccgcaggcgccgccgccgcagtacCCACCCCACCCTTACGGCGCTCCGCTCCCGCAGTACCCGCCTGCGCCCTACGCGCGTCCCATGCCGCCGGCCTACTCGCACCTAGCGCCGCACCAGCAGCCGCCTCCCCCTTACGGGGGGCACCCGCCGCCGCACGTCATGTCGACGcactccccgccgccgcaccaccactaCATGCACCCGCCGCCGTTCGAatccgctcctccgccgccggccgctcccccTGCTGATCCGGAGCTCCAGAAGCGCATCGACAAGCTCGTCGAGTACATCGGCAAGAACGGGCCGGAATTCGAGGCCATGATCCGCGACAAGCAGCACGACAACCCTGACTACGCCTTCGTCTTCGGCGGGGAAGGCCACGCCTACTACAGGTACATGCTCTGGCTCTTGCCGCGCCCACCGGCACCGGGGCCGTACCCGCCGGGGTCAATGCATATGATGCCGCCCATGGGTCCTATGATGAGGGGGCCGCCGATTCACCAGCCGGGCTACCCGACATTCTACGACCAGCACCAGCAGTTTGCTGCTGCTCACGGCCATGGGGATTATGAGGCTGCGGCGCAACCGTTCAAGGGACTACCCGGGCCACTGCCCACTGATGTTGCTGCTGAGCTGCAAGATGTGCTTAACAGTCTTAATGGCACCAAGGAATCAATAAAGGGAGCAAAAACATGGTTTATGCAAAGGTTACCATTTGTCCCTGCCCTGGCTGAAGCTCTTAGGGAGAGAGTATTTGCCTTGGAGGATTCGGAGCGCCAGCTGCACATAATTTTCCTGGTGAACGATATTCTTTTTGAAAG CTTACAGAGACGAACTAATATTCGGGACCTTGACAACGAGGCTGTTGCTTTTAAATCTGTGCTGGGTTCCATGCTTGCAAGGATTTACAATAATCCACAGAGCAAAGATGACAGCCAGACTCGTGTTGAGAAAATCCTTCAGTTTTGGGATTCAAAGGAAGTTTACGACCAGGAAACCATCGCTAACTTTGAAAGAGAGATGAAAGGTGGTTTGGCATATCCTTCGGCACCACGGCATGTTTCACCAGACCCCTCGACCTTTGCAG GATCAGCAGTGGTGCCCTCAAAATGGTCATCGGAACCTCCAGAGAAGGAAAAAACAATCCATCCTATTTCTGGTCCACCCCAATCTGCGCCTTCTGCACAATTTTCAGCCGGTGTTTATCCTCCCGTAGGTCAAACCACTTTTACAGGATCTTTGCCAGTGCAACCATCTTTGATTCCATCTATGATTCCTCAAAGCACCGCTGCTCCAACAAGTGATTCCAATCCACCTCCTTATCCACTCTTCCCACCTGGCCTCATTCCCGGAATGGTTCGGAAGATGCAGATAGGTAGTGGAGTACCATACTCTCCCTTGAGCCCGCTTGACATCCCCACAGTCATCCCTCCGTCGACCGTCCCAGAGTCTGAGATCCTTGAGCGTGTATCAAAGTTCTTCAGCGAGATTGGGGAGGTAAACCCATCAGAAGGTCCGATGAGGCAGATCGAGCGTGACGATTATGATGACTATGAGAGGGAACTTCCTGCTCGAAAGGGAGGGGCGTGCATTCCTCCCCCGCCTAACCTGCTTGTAAACCCTGAGACAGGGATGCGTGCTGATGGTAGCATTGAAAGCAAACCAGGGTCCAGCAGCCGCTTGGGTCTGGGAGCTTCTGCCGATCCGAATGAGGTGAGCCAGTACGATGATGTCTATTCCTCCTACCGCAAGCAGAGGAGCACCACATACCATTCTTCCATCACTGCTCGCTCAACATCAAGGTGA